A part of Candidatus Methylomirabilota bacterium genomic DNA contains:
- a CDS encoding branched-chain amino acid ABC transporter permease — MDFELLVGILPQVLLDGIILGFMYALIALGYTMVYGVLEFINFAHSEIFIIGAFVGVEIMLGLQSAGLLDALPWPVVLILVLMAGIAASGLVAVTVERVAYRPLRGTPRLIPLISAIGISFFLQDLIRLIESLWRNAFNLVYPTIDALNHRFVLTATIDISVKSLVVIAAALGILWLLHAVVNRTRVGTAIRAVAEDQAAASLMGINVNRIVSLTFLIGGAMGGAAGVLFGVQYGLINPYTGFIPGLKAFTAAVLGGIGNIPGAMLGGLVLGLLEAFAASYLSLLTNGAFGAEYKDIFAFSVLILILIFRPKGLLGEVVRERA; from the coding sequence ATGGACTTCGAGCTTCTCGTCGGGATCCTGCCTCAGGTCCTGCTCGACGGCATCATCCTCGGCTTCATGTACGCCCTCATCGCGTTGGGCTACACCATGGTCTACGGGGTGCTGGAGTTCATCAATTTCGCCCACTCCGAGATCTTCATCATCGGTGCCTTCGTGGGCGTCGAGATCATGCTCGGCCTGCAGAGCGCCGGCCTGCTCGACGCGCTGCCCTGGCCGGTAGTGCTGATCCTGGTCCTGATGGCCGGCATCGCCGCCAGTGGGCTGGTGGCGGTGACCGTAGAGCGGGTGGCCTACCGGCCCCTGCGCGGCACGCCACGCTTGATCCCGCTCATCTCGGCCATCGGGATCTCGTTCTTCCTGCAGGACTTGATCCGGCTGATCGAGTCCCTCTGGCGCAATGCCTTCAACCTCGTCTACCCCACCATCGACGCCCTGAACCATCGCTTCGTCCTGACGGCGACGATCGACATCTCGGTGAAGTCCCTGGTGGTCATCGCGGCCGCCCTGGGCATCCTCTGGCTCCTCCACGCCGTGGTCAACCGCACGCGGGTGGGTACCGCCATCCGTGCGGTGGCCGAAGATCAGGCCGCGGCCAGCCTGATGGGCATCAACGTCAATCGCATCGTCTCCCTGACGTTTCTGATCGGTGGAGCCATGGGCGGGGCCGCCGGTGTGCTGTTCGGCGTGCAATACGGGCTCATCAATCCGTACACGGGGTTCATTCCCGGGCTCAAGGCTTTCACCGCCGCGGTGCTGGGCGGTATCGGCAACATCCCGGGCGCCATGCTGGGCGGGCTCGTCCTGGGCTTGCTGGAGGCTTTCGCCGCCTCCTACCTGTCGCTGCTCACCAATGGGGCCTTCGGCGCCGAGTACAAAGACATTTTCGCCTTCTCCGTCCTGATCCTCATCCTCATCTTCCGGCCCAAGGGTCTCCTCGGCGAGGTCGTGCGGGAGCGGGCGTGA